A portion of the Stigmatella aurantiaca DW4/3-1 genome contains these proteins:
- a CDS encoding C45 family autoproteolytic acyltransferase/hydolase, producing the protein MPFDSTAPVPLIVLSGKPYEVGRQYGSLMKPEIAQAVAVEEEAIRPMLEKLGVNGQQMRQRLQGLSALLPSNIHEEVRGMADASGFPRETILYHTLILDILSGSPIGCSQFAAFGRATEGGKVIHGHNLDVPYRSLAKFMQPACVVYRREGCIPYVSITFWPAALGVCSGMNAEGMSLGVNVPVAPMDQRLFYPLTFQNREVLSRAGTMEAAVELLEGTQRGGSWNLMLAHRSGKVRVCEQAGPYAGQYLAHPEQDFAVTTNHFRVAHKAAKGHEAVALEMLQDLQEDSLHRYRRLEQLVRERWGKINLDTAVEFLRDCEDPSGVPSPTMKTICRADNALSMAYEAATLTLDFTAGPAPAALAQRRRLKLMPLFQDRAPDISGSGSAEAWPTGSFPMQGRARQAGGWARTFDLREDVYLQEHLVNGTPVLPGAAAIEWLAEVAAVAGGGEVAEIRNVSLEKFIRVKPHQPTEAYVQSVPKGETLELSAYADILHPKGTVLRSGVLHYRGEVRLGPPLHKRVEAGLGEPRGPEGEIAFSRSYVKDAYFHVGAPFRIVDWISYLSPREAIARLRVPEPVGYFASVPRARFWVDPFLLDGYFQLTGTIGILHNLRAPVPKGAGRLTLGRTPRPGEHLWCRATLDREEGDLLYYTFTVWDAEGWICLEAQDYCSISVDAYTPEQKAFLVKSLDPSGFVGAGRKNA; encoded by the coding sequence ATGCCATTTGATTCGACGGCGCCCGTGCCGCTGATCGTCCTCTCGGGCAAGCCATATGAGGTGGGCAGGCAGTATGGCTCCCTCATGAAGCCTGAGATTGCTCAGGCCGTCGCGGTGGAGGAGGAGGCCATTCGCCCCATGCTGGAGAAGCTCGGGGTGAATGGCCAGCAGATGAGGCAGCGCTTGCAGGGGCTGTCGGCCTTGCTGCCCTCGAACATTCACGAAGAGGTCCGGGGGATGGCCGATGCCAGCGGCTTCCCCCGGGAGACCATCCTCTACCACACGCTCATCCTGGACATCCTGTCTGGCTCACCGATCGGATGCTCCCAGTTCGCCGCGTTCGGCCGGGCGACCGAGGGCGGCAAGGTCATTCATGGGCACAACCTGGATGTCCCGTATCGGTCTCTGGCGAAGTTCATGCAGCCCGCGTGTGTCGTCTACCGGCGGGAAGGGTGCATTCCCTACGTGTCGATCACCTTCTGGCCCGCGGCGCTGGGGGTGTGCTCCGGCATGAACGCCGAGGGGATGAGCCTCGGCGTGAACGTGCCGGTGGCCCCCATGGATCAGCGGTTGTTCTACCCGCTCACGTTCCAGAACCGCGAGGTGCTCTCGCGGGCGGGGACGATGGAGGCCGCGGTCGAGCTGCTGGAGGGGACCCAGCGCGGTGGCAGCTGGAACCTGATGCTGGCGCACCGCTCTGGGAAGGTCCGGGTCTGCGAGCAGGCAGGCCCGTATGCGGGCCAGTATCTGGCCCATCCCGAGCAGGACTTCGCCGTCACTACCAACCACTTCCGGGTCGCGCATAAGGCGGCGAAGGGACATGAGGCCGTGGCCCTGGAGATGCTTCAGGATCTCCAGGAAGACTCTCTCCACCGCTATCGCCGCCTGGAGCAGCTCGTCCGGGAGCGGTGGGGGAAGATCAACCTCGATACCGCGGTGGAGTTCCTGCGGGACTGCGAGGATCCCAGCGGTGTGCCGTCGCCCACGATGAAGACCATCTGCAGGGCGGACAATGCGTTGAGCATGGCCTACGAGGCCGCGACGCTGACGCTGGATTTTACAGCGGGCCCAGCGCCCGCGGCCTTGGCGCAGAGACGCCGGCTCAAGCTCATGCCGCTGTTTCAGGACCGGGCTCCGGACATCAGCGGGTCTGGCAGCGCGGAGGCATGGCCCACGGGCTCGTTTCCCATGCAGGGAAGGGCGCGGCAGGCAGGGGGTTGGGCGCGCACGTTTGATCTCCGGGAAGATGTCTATCTTCAGGAGCACCTGGTCAATGGCACGCCGGTGCTACCGGGGGCCGCGGCCATCGAGTGGCTCGCCGAGGTCGCCGCGGTCGCGGGCGGCGGAGAGGTGGCGGAGATCCGCAATGTGTCCCTGGAGAAGTTCATCCGGGTGAAGCCCCATCAGCCGACGGAGGCTTACGTCCAGAGTGTCCCAAAAGGGGAGACGCTGGAACTCTCCGCCTATGCCGATATCCTGCATCCCAAGGGCACGGTGCTGCGCTCGGGGGTGTTGCATTACCGGGGAGAGGTTCGTCTCGGCCCTCCGCTGCACAAGCGGGTGGAGGCAGGGCTGGGAGAGCCGCGAGGCCCCGAAGGGGAGATTGCGTTCAGCCGCTCTTATGTGAAGGACGCCTATTTCCACGTGGGCGCGCCGTTCCGCATCGTCGACTGGATCAGCTATTTGAGCCCCCGTGAGGCCATTGCCCGTCTGAGGGTTCCGGAGCCGGTGGGTTACTTCGCTTCGGTTCCAAGGGCACGGTTCTGGGTGGACCCGTTCCTGCTCGATGGGTACTTCCAGCTGACGGGCACGATTGGAATCCTCCACAACTTGCGGGCTCCCGTGCCCAAAGGGGCAGGGCGGTTGACCCTGGGGCGGACGCCTCGGCCGGGCGAGCACCTGTGGTGCCGGGCCACGCTCGACCGCGAGGAAGGTGACCTCCTCTATTACACCTTTACGGTCTGGGATGCCGAGGGCTGGATCTGTCTCGAAGCCCAGGACTACTGCTCGATCAGCGTGGATGCCTATACGCCCGAGCAGAAGGCGTTCTTGGTGAAGTCGTTGGATCCGTCCGGGTTTGTCGGAG